Below is a window of Mycobacterium dioxanotrophicus DNA.
CACCTGGCCGACGGTGGTCGCGATGGCCACCTGCCCGCGGATGACCCGGCTCATCCGGGGATCGGATTCCAGCCCGGCCACGTCGGCCTCGATCTGCAGCGCGATGGGGCACATCGGCAGCACCCGACCCTTGACCCCGAGGATGCGGCCGAGCTCGTCGAGCGCCGCCACCGGATCGGCCAGGACCTCGTTGAGCCCGGCCAGGATCAGGTTCCCGATGGGATGGCCGGCCAGGGCTCCGCTGCCACCGAACCGGTGCTGGATGATGGTTGCCCACAGCCTGCCGTGCGGGCTGTCCGATGCCAACGCCGCCAACGCCATTCGAAGATCGCCGGGCGGGACGACGTCCAGCTCCGAGCGCAGCCGGCCCGACGAGCCACCGTCGTCGGCCACCGTGACCACCGCGGTCACGTGCGGCGTGAGCCGCCGAGCCGCCGACAACGTCGCGTACAGGCCGTGTCCACCGCCCAGGGCGACGATGCGGATGGGTGAATTGCCCTCCTCGCGTCCGGGCCTCATTCGCGACCCAAATCCCGGTGCAGCACCCGCACCGTGAGTTTGTCGCCGCCGGCCAACCGCTGCGCCAGGGCTTCGGCGATCGCGACACTGCGATGTTTGCCGCCGGTGCACCCGATGGCCACGGTCATATAGCGCTTCCCCTCCCTGCGGTATCCGTCGATCACGACGTCCAACAGCCGATGGTAGGTCTCCAGAAACTCGTGGGCCCCGGGCTGACCGAGCACGTAGTCCCGCACCGCCGCATGCTGACCGGTGTGCGGGCGCAACTCGTCCACCCAGTGCGGATTGGGCAGGAACCGCACATCCATCACCGTGTCGGCGTCCATCGGCAGCCCGTACTTGTAGCCGAACGACTCTACTGTCACGTTGGTGTCCGACACTGTCTCACTGCCGAAGGCGCGCTCGATGCTGGCCCGCAGCGCGGGCACCGGCAGCGCCGAGGTGTCGATCACGAGGTCGGCCACCGCGCGGACCGGGGCCAGCATCGCGCGCTCCGCGGCGATCCCCTCGGCCAGGGTCTGATTGCCCTGCAACGGGTGGCTGCGCCGGTTCTGCTCGTAGCGGCGCACCAGGATGGCGTCGGACGCCTCCAGGAACAGCACCCGCGGCGTGATGTTCCGCGTGGCAAGTTCGTTGCGCACCGAATCCAGGTCGCCGGTGAAGCCCCGGGACCGCGCATCCATCACCACCGCCAATTGGGTGATGCGCGAGCCCGCCGCCAG
It encodes the following:
- the rapZ gene encoding RNase adapter RapZ; its protein translation is MTEQPHRDPLDSTGAVADSGIDVVLVTGLSGAGRGTAAKVLEDLGWYVADNLPPELIARMVEFGLAAGSRITQLAVVMDARSRGFTGDLDSVRNELATRNITPRVLFLEASDAILVRRYEQNRRSHPLQGNQTLAEGIAAERAMLAPVRAVADLVIDTSALPVPALRASIERAFGSETVSDTNVTVESFGYKYGLPMDADTVMDVRFLPNPHWVDELRPHTGQHAAVRDYVLGQPGAHEFLETYHRLLDVVIDGYRREGKRYMTVAIGCTGGKHRSVAIAEALAQRLAGGDKLTVRVLHRDLGRE